GCACGAGCAGGATGTCTCCGGCCTCATTCAGGATCACGACCCCGGCCGCGCGCAGTTCCACGGGGACGTGTGTGTGCTCGCCGTGCTGCACCCTGCCCCTACCAGCCGTGTTGCCCGCGCAGGGCCGAGATGTGGGCGACGTGGTGCCGGCCATGCCACGCATACATGGCGAGCAGGGTATCCAGCGTGTAGGTGCGGCCCTGCGCCGGATGCGTCCAGGGACGGCTCCAGTCGGTCACGCCGTCCAGCACGGTCAGCAGGCGGGCGTGCAGGGCGTCGAGCAGGTTCAGGCTGATGTGCGGGGGCAGCGCCGTATCCGGCAGATCGGCCCACGTTCCCTCGTCGTAGGGTTTGACCACAGGATTGGCTTCTGTCAACGCAAGCTTGAGGCGGAAGAAGGCATTCATGTGGCTGTCCGCCACGTGATGAACCACCTGGCGCACGGTCCAGCCGCCCTCGCGGTACGGCGTGTCCAGCTGCGCGTCGGTCAGGCCCTGCACGGCGGCCCGCAGGCGCTGCGGCAGCTCGCGCAGTTGCCGCAGCGCCTCCTGCCGTTCGCGCAGGGTCAGTTCGAGCGGCGTGGGCATCGGCCCCAGGGGA
Above is a window of Deinococcus aerophilus DNA encoding:
- a CDS encoding YfiT family bacillithiol transferase, with translation MSAPDPRYPLGPMPTPLELTLRERQEALRQLRELPQRLRAAVQGLTDAQLDTPYREGGWTVRQVVHHVADSHMNAFFRLKLALTEANPVVKPYDEGTWADLPDTALPPHISLNLLDALHARLLTVLDGVTDWSRPWTHPAQGRTYTLDTLLAMYAWHGRHHVAHISALRGQHGW